In Prochlorococcus marinus str. GP2, the DNA window AATCAAAGAGAGTGCAAAAGATATAACTTTGGTAAGTTTTTTAAGAATTAATTCAGATGTCCATTTCAGTAACATAACCTAGCTCCCAAAAAAATAAGCCTTAAGACTTTTTATTGTACATTATTTCTGATTCGGAAATAAATGTTTCCAACAATTTATCAGTACTAATTTTAAACTTAGTATTATTTGTTCTAGATAAAAGTTCTACTTCTTTATTAACTGCATCTCTGCCAATAATTATCTGAAAAGGAATACCAATTAATTCCGCATCTTTAAATTTCACTCCAGCCCTATCGTTTCTGTCATCAAGTAAGACATCAATTTTATTAATTAAAAAGTTGTTATAGATTTGCTCAGTAAGTTCACTTTGAACTGGATCTTTAAGGTTTGTTGGAATAATAATAACCTCAAAAGGAGAAATCTGGATAGGCCAACAAATGCCCTTTTGATCATGATTCTGTTCGATAGCAGCTTGAGCTATTCTTGTCACTCCTATTCCATAACAACCCATCCATAAATTTTTTAACTGACCATTCTTATCAGAGAACTTTGCATTTAATTTTTCACTATATTTTTGACCTAGTTGGAAAATATGTCCAATCTCGATACCTTTTTTTTCTTGAAGTTCCTCATCATTAGCAATACTTACTCTATCTCCTTTTTTGGCATTCCTGATATCCCCAATTAGATAGTCTTTCGAAGCAAAAGAAAATTCTTGAAAAACTTTATGGAAATTAACTTTATTCCCCCCGCTTATGAACTTTGAAAGCTCACTTGCAGAAGGGTCAATTATTCTTGTCCATTTTTTATCCCAATTAGAACTAGCTTTAATAGTTTTATTATCTAAATCTGGCCCGATAAAACCTAAGGGAAAATCAACTAGATTTTTTTCGATAGTATTTTTGTCTTCAATCTTTTTAAGATTAATAAGGTTGAAATTATGAAGTTTATTGATTAAGTTAAAAAGCTTTACTTCATTAATGTGTTGATCGCCTCTTATGCATGCAAGAATTGGGACCTCAAATTCACCTTCGAACTGTGCAAGGAATATTACTACTTTAATAATCTGACTAGGGTCTAAATTATTGTTATCGCAAACTTCTAGGATTGTTCTTTGATGAGGTGTTTCCAACCACTCTGCAATATTATCTTTTAGTGGAATAGGTTGAGAGGGTAGAGAAACAGCTTTTTCAATATTTGCAGCATAAGAACCACTTTGAGTAAACAAAATGGAGTCTTCCCCAGCATCAGCAGTGACCATAAATTCTTTAGAAGAAGCACCGCCAATTGCTCCACTATCAGCTTCAACCCCTACTGTCTGCAGTCCACAGGATTTAAAAATATTTTCATAGGCATTTCCCACCTTTTCGTAGAAAGAAGCCAGATCGTTTTCTGAAGAATGAAAAGAATAACCATCCTTCATTATAAATTCTCTACTTCTCATCAATCCAAACCTTGGCCTTATTTCATCTCTAAATTTTGTCTGAATTTGATAAAAACATTGAGGTAATTGCTTGTAGGAGTTGATGGTTTCTGATGCAATACTCGTAATCACCTCTTCGTGAGTTGGAGCTAAACCAAATTCTTTACCTTGTCTATCTTTGAGATTAAACATTATTCCTTCCCCTGCAGTATATCCTTCCCACCTTTCACTTTTTCTCCATAAATCTGCAGGATGAAGTTGGGGTAATAGTAATTTTGTACAACCAATACTATTAAGTTCTTTCTCTATTATTGCTGATATTTTTTCAATAACTCTAAGCATTATTGGCATGTATGCATAAATTCCGCTGTTGACTCTGCGAATATACCCAGCTTTTAAAAGTAATTGATGTGAAATAATTTCAGCTTCAGAAGGTGTGTCACGAAGTGTCCCCAGAGGAAATGAGGTTGTCACGCGCATACAAAAAAATCCTTAATAATATTTAATTTTATCAATTCAGATGAAAAAATAATTTAAAGTGTCTTGAGTCCCTCAACGCAGCTAGTCTAAAAATATTGTTTCTGCTAACTTCTTCAGTAATGAAGTTCAGACTCTTTTAAAAGTTCATTACTACTAAAACATTTCTTAAGTTTATGGAAAGTATAGATTCTAATATTTCTAGCGATGAGGAATTGGTAGGTATCGATGAAGTTCAAAAATTCCTTAACAGATCAAGAGCTTCTGTCTATAGGTATACAAATACAGATTTAAGAAATCTAAACCCTAGCTTTAATCCAAGAAAATTAAATCCCGAATTTAGAACTGATCAAAAAGATCCTTTAAAATTTCATCCTAATGAAGTAGCAAGATTCGCAAAAGATATTCTAAGAATTAAAGAAGTTACTGTAGAGGTTTTTAATACACCATCCTCCGCTGCTCAAAATATAATGGCGCAAATATTAGACGAACTAAAATCTATTAGGTCTTTACTAGAAAAAGAGTAATTTTAATTTTACTAATCAATGTTTTGATTTATTGACATTTTAAATGTAGGATAATGATGTTTAATTATCTCCTCAATCTTTACCAATTTAGAGTTCTTGAGTTACACGAAATCAAAGCAGTTTATTCAAAGTAAATCAAGCGAAGAATCTTTCCATGGTTCTGCTCAAAGTGATTTTGAAAGAGATGATGATGACCCCTTAAGTATAAGGAGTTTATCTATAACATCTTTAGGTATTATTTTTGCACTTTTGACAATTCTTTTACCTTCAATAAGCATTTTAATTGGAAGACCTTTACCTCAAGGAAAAGAGATAATTCATAATTACGGTTTTAAAAAAGATGGACCTTAGTTCAATACCTCCATCTCCAATGAAGGGAATAGTAAATATTGTTGTTGAAATACCGGCAGGTAGTAGGAATAAATATGAATATTGCTCTGATGCAGGAATAATGGCCTTAGATAGAGTATTGCATTCTTCAGTGAGGTACCCTTTTGATTATGGCTTTATTCCAAATACTCTCGCTGATGATGGAGCTCCTCTTGATGCAATGGTGATAATGGATGAGCCTACTTTTGCTGGTTGTTTAATAAAAGCTAGACCTATTGGAGTTTTGGATATGCATGATTGTGGTGCATATGATGGGAAAATTTTATGTGTGCCTATGGCTAATCCTAGACAGGCTAACATAGTGAGTATTAATCAAATTGCTCCTAATCAGCTTGAGGATGTAGCTGAATTTTTTAGGACAAGTAAAGGACTTGATGGAAGAACAGTTAAAATTGATGGTTGGAGGGATTTTGATGTGGTTGAAAATTTATTGAAAAGTTGTATACCCCTAAAAAAGAAAAACTTTAAAGTACTTAAGAAATCAAGAAGTGGTCAATTAAATTGAAAAAAATAATTTTTTATAGTTATTTAAAATGCTCCACTTGTAGAAAAGCTGCAAAGTGGCTTAAAAGCAAAGATTTCGAATTCCAATTAATTGATATTGTAAAAGAACCACCACTTGTTAATTATTTAAATCTAGCTTTAGAACAATACTCTGATGATAAGAAAAGGATTTTTAATACAAGAGGTAAAGCTTTTAAAACTCTCAATCTTGATATTTATGACTTATCAAGGGAAGAAATTATTCAACTTCTTTTAGGTGATGGCAAATTAATAAAAAGACCATTTTTGATTTACGAAGGGAAAAAAGTAATATTAGGTTTTAACGAAATTGAATATGCTAAACAAATTATATAAGGTTAAAAAATCAAAAATTTATTAATTTTATGCATGCTTCTATTAAAAGTTTTTTAAAAGAATGGGGTCTGCTAATTCTATTAACTTTTTTTGTTTCTTCTTGTAGATCTTTTCTCGCAGAACCACGCTATATCCCTTCTGGTTCAATGCTTCCAGAATTACAAATAAATGATAGGTTAATTATTGAAAAATTTTCGCTAAGAAACTCTTTACCTAAAAGAGGTGATATTGTTGTTTTTAATTCACCTTACTCCTTTGACGAAAAATTAATTTCATTAAGATCAAAGCCTCTACCACAAAAAAGATATTGTTTTTTTATGAGTTTCCCTCCAATATCTTTTATTCCTGGTTTGAGGGATCAAGCTTGCGATGCATATATTAAAAGAGTGGTGGCACTTCCAGGAGAAATTGTGAGTGTAAACACGAAGGGAGAATTAATAATAAATAATAAATTAATTTCTGAACCTTATGTCTCTTATAAGTGCTCTTCATCACTTTTTAATGAATGTGGTAAATTTGAAAATATAAAAGTTCCTGAAGATCATTTTTTAGTTTTAGGTGATAATAGGTCAAATAGCTGGGATGGTAGATATTGGCCTGGAAGTAAATTTCTTCATAAAAAGGAGATAATTGGTAAAGCATATTTCAGATTCTGGCCTCTTAGTCAAGTTGGCTTTTTCAATAAATAACCCCATTTTCCTGGATCTGACTTCAATAAAATTTTAAAAAAAGTTTTAATTCAAAGTGCTCCTGAAGCAGTTGAATCAATTATTCCTCCTAGGTGGGTTGTAATATTTAGAGCGCTAATCACAGGGGGCTTATTGGGATCATTAAAAAGGTCAATTATCGTTATGCCACCATTACCTTGTTTAATCATCCATATATTTGAATAATTAATGCCCAGGATGTTGCAAATTAGAGTTTTGTTGACTGCATCATGAGCAACTAGAAGACTTAGATCATTATCTTTTTGAGATGCACAAATTTTGTTAAAAGCATCTACGGATCTTTCTGATACATCTTTTATAGATTCACCTTCTGGCATTATTACTTCTTCAGGTTTATCATGCCATTTTTTTAGCAAAGCAGGCCACTGTTCTCTTATTTCTACTTCCAGTTTACCCTCCCATAATCCGTGACTGATTTCTACAAGTGAATCTATTCTTTCTATTTTTAAATTTTGGCTATTTTGAAGGATGATTTGTGCAGTCTCATAAGGCCTATGCATTGAACTTGAAAATGCCTTATTGAAAGAAATATTTTTCAAATATTCAAAAGTCTTTCTAGCTTGATCTTTTCCTTTCTCATTTAAAGGAATATCAATTTGGCCTTGAAATCTACCTTCTTTGTTCCAGTTGGTTTCACCATGCCTTATTAGAAATATTCTTGAATCTCCAATTTTATTGGGAATATTTTTATTAAGATGGGAAGTTTGATTTAAGCATTCAATTTGAGTCTTAAAAGAGTTATCTTTCCTTGAAATATTAAGTATCGAGAAAGAAGCATTTTCTAATCTTATTTTTCTAAAACCTTGCTTAGGCTTTCCCAATAATAAGAGTATTAAACATCTAAGAATTGCATTATGTCCAACAACTAAAATATTTACATCATCTTTGTCTAGATAAATTTTTAAAATATCTTCTACAAAATTTGTTGCTTGAAAAAATAACTCTTGAATTGGCTTGTAAGTTTTATTGTCATTTCTTTTTAAGATAAGATTTTCTGGATCATTTTTCCATATAGAGTAAATTTCTGGAAAATTCTTTTTTATTTCATCAATTTTCAGACCAGACCATTCACTAAGATCCACCTCTAGCAAATTATCGTCGAATACAATATTTTGTTCTTTATTGAAGTTCTTTTTAATTGTTTTTGCAGTCTCTGCCGCTCTCACAAGTGGGGAGGAATAGATTTTATCGAATTTTATTTTTGATAATGCTTTGCCTGCTTTTCGGGCTTGTTCGTATCCTTCATCAGTTAATAATGAATCATCTGTTCTTCCTTGAATTAATCCTTTTGCATTGAAACTACTTAGTCCATGCCTTACTAAAACTAATCTTATAGCCATTATATAAATTTGAAAATTAAGATAATTTAATCATCTCATGGCGTGATTAAAATAGATACATAAGTATAAGAAAATTCAATGATAACTAACTATAATTTTCAAGAATATAATAAGGTATGATCTTTAAAAATATTTCTAAGTCAAAACTCGCTTTAGCTTTTATTTCCATCGTCATAACTTTTTTTGTATGGCAACAAGGCTTACGAGATAGTTTAAATAGACCATCTGTCTCATTTGATATTAGTCAAAAAGAGCAAGAAATTGCCGAATTATCTGTCCAATCAATACCTGTAAATCTTAAAAAATTTTTTATTATTAATGATCCTGTTGTTCAACTAAATAAATCACTTTCTGATGTCTCATTTGAAGAATTAACGGAAAGAAATAAATTAATTCGAATAATTACTTCAGAATCAAATGATCCCATAATCTATAAAAATATATCCAAAGATTTTGAAAATAAAAACTTTAAATTTCTTATTGATGAGATAGAAAAAAAATCTAATAATAATTCATATAAAGCAAATTCTGAAAAATTTGATTTATTTAAAGGGGATAGATTTTTATATCACCTTTTAAGCAAGAAATTTGATTTTGACGATAGTGTATTAATAACAAAATCATTTTCAAGGAAAATGTTTTTTAAAATATTAGCAATAAGACTAATACCACTTTTAACAATACTTATTGGCTCTATTCTGGCTTTAAAAATATTATGGAGAACCATATCGTTGAAAAAATTTGGTTGGAAAGAAATTAAGTCCTTAGATTTAGAATTAATAGATATGATTTTATTAATTTCAGGTGGATTTGTTGTTTTGGGAGAAGTGGTATCACCTTTGTTTTCTATCAGTTTGGTTGAACTTTTTTCTAAAAATATCTCTAATGAATTGTCTCAATCTTTAAAAATTTTCTTTGGATATCTTTTTATGGCTATTCCTCCATTATGGATAGTTTATTATCAAATTAAATCTTTGAATGGTGAATTTAATTTTAAAGAGGATTATTTACAGTTCAATTTCTTGCCAATAAAATATGCAATTATTCAGGGAATTAAAGGATGGTTAACAATAATTCCTTTTGTTTTATTAACCTCTCTTATTATGAATAGTCTGATCGATAATCAGAATGGTAGTAACCCATTGCTAGAAATTGTTCTTAATAATAATAATTACTTATCATTTTTTCTTTTATTTGTAACAACAACTTTAGTAGCTCCTCTATTTGAAGAGATTATATTTCGCGGTATTTTACTACCAACTCTTTCAAGAGATTTTGGAGTAATTTCGGGCATCATAGTTTCAGCTTTTATCTTTGCATTAGCCCATTTAAGTTTGGGAGAAATGCCACCATTGTTTATTCTAGGGATTGGATTAGCAATTACAAGAATTGCTTCTGGGAGTTTGTTTTCCTCAGTGATTATGCATTCTTTATGGAATGGATTGACTTTCTTAAATTTGTTCTTATTGAGGACATAAAGAATTTAATTTTTACTTGCGAATCAAATAAAAAGGTGTTTATTTAATTAATAACACTTCTTTTATTAAAATAATAAATCATAGATGAAACCTTATAGGAATCAACTTAATTTAGAAAAAAAGGTTTCTTATGAAAGTAAAAAAAACTCTGAAAAAATATCCATAATTAATATCAAATTTATACATCAAATTTTCGACACAATTAATATCTCTTTTTTGGTATTAATTTTCACATTATTTTTCTTGTCTTTTAATAGTCAAAGAAAATGGTCAAATACATATAGAAACTTATCTAAAACAAGAGCTATCAATAATAATCTGATTGATTTTATTTCTAAAATTGAGGAATTTTATATTAGTGAACTTGAATCTATTAAAACTTATAGAAAAACTAAACCTGAAGATTTAATTTATCTAGATAAACTTCCAGAAAAAAAAGAAAGTTTATTTAAGAAAAATTTAAGTATTTTCATTGAAGGTGTTATTGATAGCAAATATCAAAGGGGATATTGATGAAAAAATACAAAAAAATTGTTCATCTACTACCCCTTGATCAAAGAAGATTTAAATTTCTCTATATTTCTAGTTTACTATTAATATTATGCTTGTTTGGTAGGTTAGTTAAATTGCAAGTATTTAACTCCTCTGATTTGCAAAGGAAAGCTAGATTAATACATTCTTCTAAAACTAACGCCTTAAAAAAAAGGAGAGCGATTGTTGATAGAAATAGTAGACTAATTGCTTACGATAAACCGCTCTATAAATTATGGGCCCATCCAAAATATTTTAATTTTCCTGGTGATTCAATTAACAGAGTTCGTAGTATTGAAGAAGTTACAGAAAAATTGTCACCTATCTTGGATATAAATGGTGAAATACTCTTGAGTAAATTTAATAATAAAATAAGTGGTATCAAGCTTTTGGATGAAATTTCTGAAGAAAAGGCAGAAAAGATTAAAAACCTTCAAATAAGCGGACTTGATTTGTTTAAATATTCGCAGAGATATTATCCACAAGGGGAGATTTACTCTAATCTTGTCGGTTTTGTTAATGATGAAAATATAGCTTCAGCAGGTTTAGAACTTCATTTGGATAATCAAATTAAAGTTTTCAATAAAAGTAATTTTCTCAAAATAGGAGGAGATGGAACACCTCTACCAGATAATTCATCCCCAGGTG includes these proteins:
- a CDS encoding proline--tRNA ligase, which produces MRVTTSFPLGTLRDTPSEAEIISHQLLLKAGYIRRVNSGIYAYMPIMLRVIEKISAIIEKELNSIGCTKLLLPQLHPADLWRKSERWEGYTAGEGIMFNLKDRQGKEFGLAPTHEEVITSIASETINSYKQLPQCFYQIQTKFRDEIRPRFGLMRSREFIMKDGYSFHSSENDLASFYEKVGNAYENIFKSCGLQTVGVEADSGAIGGASSKEFMVTADAGEDSILFTQSGSYAANIEKAVSLPSQPIPLKDNIAEWLETPHQRTILEVCDNNNLDPSQIIKVVIFLAQFEGEFEVPILACIRGDQHINEVKLFNLINKLHNFNLINLKKIEDKNTIEKNLVDFPLGFIGPDLDNKTIKASSNWDKKWTRIIDPSASELSKFISGGNKVNFHKVFQEFSFASKDYLIGDIRNAKKGDRVSIANDEELQEKKGIEIGHIFQLGQKYSEKLNAKFSDKNGQLKNLWMGCYGIGVTRIAQAAIEQNHDQKGICWPIQISPFEVIIIPTNLKDPVQSELTEQIYNNFLINKIDVLLDDRNDRAGVKFKDAELIGIPFQIIIGRDAVNKEVELLSRTNNTKFKISTDKLLETFISESEIMYNKKS
- a CDS encoding inorganic diphosphatase is translated as MDLSSIPPSPMKGIVNIVVEIPAGSRNKYEYCSDAGIMALDRVLHSSVRYPFDYGFIPNTLADDGAPLDAMVIMDEPTFAGCLIKARPIGVLDMHDCGAYDGKILCVPMANPRQANIVSINQIAPNQLEDVAEFFRTSKGLDGRTVKIDGWRDFDVVENLLKSCIPLKKKNFKVLKKSRSGQLN
- a CDS encoding Spx/MgsR family RNA polymerase-binding regulatory protein, producing MKKIIFYSYLKCSTCRKAAKWLKSKDFEFQLIDIVKEPPLVNYLNLALEQYSDDKKRIFNTRGKAFKTLNLDIYDLSREEIIQLLLGDGKLIKRPFLIYEGKKVILGFNEIEYAKQII
- the lepB gene encoding signal peptidase I, giving the protein MHASIKSFLKEWGLLILLTFFVSSCRSFLAEPRYIPSGSMLPELQINDRLIIEKFSLRNSLPKRGDIVVFNSPYSFDEKLISLRSKPLPQKRYCFFMSFPPISFIPGLRDQACDAYIKRVVALPGEIVSVNTKGELIINNKLISEPYVSYKCSSSLFNECGKFENIKVPEDHFLVLGDNRSNSWDGRYWPGSKFLHKKEIIGKAYFRFWPLSQVGFFNK
- a CDS encoding histidine phosphatase family protein, with the protein product MAIRLVLVRHGLSSFNAKGLIQGRTDDSLLTDEGYEQARKAGKALSKIKFDKIYSSPLVRAAETAKTIKKNFNKEQNIVFDDNLLEVDLSEWSGLKIDEIKKNFPEIYSIWKNDPENLILKRNDNKTYKPIQELFFQATNFVEDILKIYLDKDDVNILVVGHNAILRCLILLLLGKPKQGFRKIRLENASFSILNISRKDNSFKTQIECLNQTSHLNKNIPNKIGDSRIFLIRHGETNWNKEGRFQGQIDIPLNEKGKDQARKTFEYLKNISFNKAFSSSMHRPYETAQIILQNSQNLKIERIDSLVEISHGLWEGKLEVEIREQWPALLKKWHDKPEEVIMPEGESIKDVSERSVDAFNKICASQKDNDLSLLVAHDAVNKTLICNILGINYSNIWMIKQGNGGITIIDLFNDPNKPPVISALNITTHLGGIIDSTASGAL
- a CDS encoding CPBP family intramembrane glutamic endopeptidase — protein: MIFKNISKSKLALAFISIVITFFVWQQGLRDSLNRPSVSFDISQKEQEIAELSVQSIPVNLKKFFIINDPVVQLNKSLSDVSFEELTERNKLIRIITSESNDPIIYKNISKDFENKNFKFLIDEIEKKSNNNSYKANSEKFDLFKGDRFLYHLLSKKFDFDDSVLITKSFSRKMFFKILAIRLIPLLTILIGSILALKILWRTISLKKFGWKEIKSLDLELIDMILLISGGFVVLGEVVSPLFSISLVELFSKNISNELSQSLKIFFGYLFMAIPPLWIVYYQIKSLNGEFNFKEDYLQFNFLPIKYAIIQGIKGWLTIIPFVLLTSLIMNSLIDNQNGSNPLLEIVLNNNNYLSFFLLFVTTTLVAPLFEEIIFRGILLPTLSRDFGVISGIIVSAFIFALAHLSLGEMPPLFILGIGLAITRIASGSLFSSVIMHSLWNGLTFLNLFLLRT